Proteins found in one Homalodisca vitripennis isolate AUS2020 chromosome 4, UT_GWSS_2.1, whole genome shotgun sequence genomic segment:
- the LOC124361261 gene encoding cuticle protein 7-like yields MSAFPQPGHDHGFHVEYKEDYYDPHPKYKFEYGVHDSHTGDIKSQKEERDGDVVHGSYELVEADGSKRVVHYTADHHTGFNAVVHREHNVHPQHYQHHQEHIPEHHEYSHL; encoded by the coding sequence ATGTCCGCATTCCCCCAGCCCGGCCACGACCATGGGTTCCACGTGGAGTACAAGGAAGACTACTACGACCCTCACCCCAAGTACAAGTTCGAGTACGGAGTCCACGACAGCCACACTGGTGACATCAAGAGCCAGAAGGAGGAACGTGACGGGGATGTGGTGCACGGCAGCTACGAGTTGGTGGAGGCGGACGGTTCCAAGCGCGTCGTCCACTACACAGCTGATCACCACACTGGCTTTAACGCTGTCGTCCACAGGGAACACAACGTCCATCCTCAACATTACCAACATCACCAGGAACACATCCCAGAACACCACGAATACTCACATTTATAA